The DNA window CAGCGTGCGCGGTGGCGCTACCGGAAGTAAAGACGGGAGGGTTCTGAATTAAGAGTGGGGAAAACCCTGAGCGCGCCCCAATCCCTCACCGCGGAGGCACGACCGGGCCACCGCGGTTTCTATCGGTGCGAGAAGGTTGCCTTGTGATTTGAGAACGGGATCATGAGCACCTTGAAGAGCACGAACCCGAGCGCGTCCGCGGCAAGGATGTACCAGGGCCATGGCCCCATGACATCCAGGAGCGAGGGTTGGGACGGCTTCGCCCGGAGGTAGAGATAGTTCTCGTGCGCCACCGCGTCGATCACCCCAATGATGGCGGCGTAGGCGTTCGTGAGCCAGAAAACATGTAGGTCCGCGCGCGGTCGGGGCCGGACCCCGTGCCCGAACGCGAGGACGGCGGCCGAGACCGCGACCCCGCCGTGGAGTGCGAAGAACGAAAGGCAGCGGCTATCGGGGAAGCCGTGATCCACGTCTGGAGTCAGCATCGCGATCACCGTCCCCGACAGTCCCCAGAAGTAAAGGATCTCGCAGGCGATTTGCCGGCGGGTCAGGAGCGCCCACACGGCGATGAGAACCGCCAGGTCGCAGAAGTGGAGCGGAAGCACGTCGAGCCAATCGAGTCTGCGGATGGGCAGCGCGTCCGCGAGGGCGAACACGAGGCCGAACGAGAGGAGCCCGGCCAGCCCGAATCGAACCGCCGTCCGGACGCGCGCGAAACCGCCATGACTCCGCCGCA is part of the Candidatus Eisenbacteria bacterium genome and encodes:
- a CDS encoding TIGR02206 family membrane protein produces the protein MNPFERFGLEHVTTLIALVAVAILLSWVLRRSHGGFARVRTAVRFGLAGLLSFGLVFALADALPIRRLDWLDVLPLHFCDLAVLIAVWALLTRRQIACEILYFWGLSGTVIAMLTPDVDHGFPDSRCLSFFALHGGVAVSAAVLAFGHGVRPRPRADLHVFWLTNAYAAIIGVIDAVAHENYLYLRAKPSQPSLLDVMGPWPWYILAADALGFVLFKVLMIPFSNHKATFSHR